taacagctaTAGAACAAGAGCTAGTGGCCTCAAGTTACactaggggaggttcaggttggatattaggaaacatttattctccaGAAGAGTGGTAATACATTGAAAGaggctgcacagggaagtggtggagttaCTGTCCCTTGAGGTGTTCAGGTACCATGTAGATGTGTCAGatagggacatggtttaatgggcgtggtggtgatgggttggacTCGATAATCAtagagtcttttccaaccttaatgattctgtgatgctatgacTTTCACTGGCTGGTTAATGATGGTGTTGTCTAGGGGCCAAAATAAGCTATATGTTTCATGTGTGGCTGCAGATGAGTTGCAGGAATGTCTTCCCTTGCTAGAAGAAAATGTAGGATTTTTCCTTAACTCTTCTTTGCACTGTCTGATTGAATGGGAAGAGAAGAGGATGTCTGTCAAATGAGCAAGTGAATAATACGCTTTTGTTTATTCCTGAGTAATTGTTTTGGCTTTAGCAAATTGCTTGAACTGTCATGCACAAATTCTCCCATGTCAGATTTATATGGTAACGTAAAATATGTGGTTTTAATCCCTTCAGCTCACACCATACTGGCCACTCATTGGATCAAACATGCTAAGAGCCAAGGATGTTCTTCTGTGCCTGCAGTCCTGCCGTTGCTTCTGCCCAACACAGCTTCCAGCCTGCAGGCTCACATGGCGTTCACTGCACCGTCAGCCACTGCACCCTGAATGGGCTGCCcttgctgaaaagcagctgaaaggCAAGAATCCAAAGGATTTAATTTGGCATACCCCAGAGGGGATCGACATCAAGCCCTTGTACTCCAAAAGGGACACAAAAGAGCTTCCTGAGGAGCTGCCAGGGGTGAAACCTTTCACTCGAGGACCCTACCCAACCATGTACACATACAGGCCGTGGACCATCCGCCAATATGCTGGCTTCAGCACTGTGGAGGAGAGCAACAAGTTCTACAAGGACAACATTAAAGGTAAGGTAGTTGTGCTGGGAGAAGACATCACCAAGCTAAACAATGGGAAGCATTCACATGAAGAATTGTATGGCAAATGTGATTATGAAGTCTTGTGAGTTTTAATTTCTGACGGGTTCTTCCCAATGGTACTGAATCATTTCTGAAActctctttatttcattttactatTGAGATGGGAAGATGAACACGTTAAATGCTATCTGTTGCTTCTCTGACTTGATGCTGACAAAATTTGGCAGCATCCCAGGGTCCAAAGAGTAGAGAGTTCATGGAACGTTCACTCTTATTTTGTGAGCGTGTAGTAGCTTgtagagacaaaaaaaatctgagtttgGTCAGTTAGGTTTCTGAAATCAGTTCATTCTGGCATTTTGGGTTCCCATCTGATATTGTCAGTTTTAAACTCACATAAATACATATGTGTTGTGTCATTCATGTTGTACTAGTAAGGCCAGCTTCATAAAAGATGGGTGTTTTCATTACTTGAGAGCAGCTTCCCCAGTATTTCTGCacagggttttgttttgcagcagtATTAGGTATTTTCACTTGTAAAAGTCTCTGAGTCTACTCTCTCTTACAGTTGAAAGTTGTCACTGTGCTTCAGGGCTAACACCTAGTTTTTAGATGAGCAATAGAGGCTGATATCTGACAGCTAAGAGTTCTGCTGATGATAAAGAAGCTGATTGGCAAAGGAATGAAGTGTAGTTTCttcaggagcagcagtgctgatggatgTCTGGGATTTGTAGAGTTTCAGGTACTGCTTCCACATCTGAGCAACAAAGAGCTCTAACTGTCTGGTTCCCTGCTCTGCATGGACAATTTTCTCTCACTGCATATGTCATTTGAGCCATGGCAATGGGCTGTATTCATATCTTTTCATGTTTCCAGCTAAGCAGTATTTCTGTTTGCAAACCCTGATACTACCTGTGTATACACATTTATAATTTGTGGCTCAGTAATGCATTAAGCATAGTGAGCTGATTATGTGGCTGAAATGGAAAGACTAAATATTTTTTGGTTAACTAAACTTTTCAAGTCGAAAATTACCATGTATTAGATGACTTCAGAGAAATCTGAGCAGGAAGCAGCAAAAAAGGGGTTTACTGCACAAACCTGAGTGGtggaaaataaactgaataaaattagatcaatcacagaatgatagaatggctggggttggaagggacctcaaggatgacgaagctccaacccccctgtgccatgcagggccaccaacctccacatttcagagcagcccaggctgcccagggccccatccaacctggccttgaacacctccagggatggacggggatccacagcctctctgggcagctgttccagcacctcaccactctcacagcaaacaacttccccctcacatccaacctaaatttcccctcctTCTACTTagaaccatttccccttgtcctgctgttacctaccctttcaaagaattgagATCCAGTTCTAATGCAGCTGTTTAACacttctgaattcttttttttagttttttctttccttttttttttcctttcttttctgcactTAGCTGGCCAACAGGGATTGTCTGTTGCTTTCGATTTAGCCACCCATCGTGGCTATGATTCAGATAATCCACGAGTTCGAGGGGATGTTGGAATGGCTGGAGTTGCCATCGATACGGTAGAAGACACCAAAATCCTTTTTGATGGAATTCCTTTAGAGAAAATGTCAGTTTCTATGACAATGAATGGAGCAGTCATCCCTGTGCTGGCAACATTCATTGTAACTGGGGAAGAACAGGGAGTGCCTCAGGCCAAGCTGACAGGGACAATCCAGAACGACATACTGAAGGAGTTCATGGTCCGAAACACTTACATTTTCCCTCCAGAACCATCAATGCGGATTATTGCTGACATCTTCCAGTACACCTCAAAGGTATTCAGTGTTTAAGtgtatttacttcatttttatacCTGGTTAACTATTTATAAGGGGACTTtgcagaacaaagcagagaacagaaagacCTGTCATAGTGAGCAAAGATGCAGTTGTGGAAGAAGATGGGAAGAGAAATCAAGACAAGTTAAGGTCTCAAATCGTTTGCAAACATTTATAAATTTTAGGATTAAGCCTAATCAAATTCAGACAAGCCTGAAAAGATAGCAGAAAGCTTGGATACAAGGAGTAGAGAGGCTTTTTGTTGTGCAGAGGGAGAAGCCAATTTATCCAGCTTATTAGCAGGAGCAAGGAGGTAGAAAATCTAAAGGCCTTGTGTAGTGAAATAAAGCATAGAAAGCAGATAAAGAAAAGGGTGAAACTCTGGATTTATGCTTGGAAGTTCAGTTCTACCTGTTGTTTGCTGAGTTGTGTTTTCATAGGAGAGTTGGGACACGTTGAGGAAGAGAGTGATGAtgagaaataataaattaagCACAACAAATAGTGAGAAGTAGTAAAAGCATGGGAATGTATGCGAAATAAACAGCTGAAAAGAACAGCTAGCATGTTGTGTTTGCAATCTACAAATAGTGGGTTATTTGTGAGTGTTGTTAGCACAACACTCAggttttctcctcccttctgctgtaatgcacttttttatttttgcagtataTGCCAAAATTTAATTCCATCTCAATCAGTGGATACCATATGCAAGAGGCAGGAGCTGATGCCATTCTGGAATTAGCTTATACTATAGCAGATGGCTTGGAATACTGCAGAACTGGACTGAAAGCTGGCCTTACCATTGATGAATTTGCACCAAGGTGAGCTAAATACAAAACTCATTTTGGGTAAAGTCCCTAGAGtttaattttaatctttttcagGATTTCTACATGTACAAGTAATATTTGCAAGGCTCTTACTGCAAATATATTTCCCTACCTTTGAAActttgtaacaaaaaaaaacaaaccaaaaagaatACTTAGCTGGTCCAGCAGCCACTTAGACTACATCTGTTTTAACAGACTGAATAAAACTAATTTACAAGCCCAAGCATTGCCCAGGCTTGTTGTAATAGTTGATTTCTGAATCAGCAAGAGGGTCTCTCAGCAGTTGTTGAAAGAGGTTCTAATGGAGTTGTAGCTTTAGGACTGCAGAATGACTTCTGCTCATAAGTAGTTTGTGAGCAATAGCCACGCAGTACATCGTGTCCAGCATCTTTTCCCAACATTGCAGTGTCAGTGTCTGCATTACTGATGTGCTGGAACTCTTCTTCCCTCAGGGCTCCCCCACATCAGACCCAGGGCACATCTTAGCAATTCCAGAAGCCATAACCACTGGCAGTTTGCCTGCAGTTACCTTGTTTCAAAGTTAAGACTGCTTATTGGCATAGATGTGTGTCTTCTGTAGCAAATGGCAACAGTGTCCAGAAATATTCCTATCACCTCATGTAAATCTGTAAAACTAAATTAATAGGAGGTCTCGTCCTTTACTGAAATGGAGTTTTTAGATTGGTTTAACGTTTTATCCTATCCTCTTATTACAGACTCTCCTTCTTCTGGGGAATTGGCATGAACTTCTATATGGAAATAGCTAAGCTTCGAGCAGGGAGGAAGCTATGGGCTCACTTGATAGAGAAAATGTTCAAGCCCAAGGATCCCAAAtctctgctgctgagagctCACTGTCAGACTTCAGGCTGGTCACTCACTGAGCAGGTTAGGAATTTTCCTAACTCTATTTCCTAATTAAAATATGTTCTCGTGGTGTATCTCTTAAAGAGGGCTGTTACAGGCACCTGCACTGAGTGATTCTTCACTGTCTTAGGACACAGGGTACCCAGTTACCCCTCTCTGAGGATCATGATAATTCTTTTTTTACTCTGAAGGTTTCTGCATACAATGCAGCTATTGAAATGtctgaagaaagcagagaaaaatcttaACCTAAATGCTAAAATTGCATTTTGTAGTATtgactttctttttgtttttatactcCAGATTATCTGTTGCATCCATTGATGTATCCATGAATTTGCTACAAGCAAATTTCAACAGTGCCTCCTACCTTTGTGTAATACTATCATTAGTGAAATTACTGAGCACATGTGGCACCAAAATGGATCTTGACTCTTGAACTGTTCTCCAAATGTGTTCTGAGACTTTGGGATTCTGGGGTGGAGGGATCCCACCTCTTCCACCATCTCTACTTTGAATTAATTACTTGTAACACAACTCAATATCAATTGAGCTTTGCTTTATTATTGTGACCAATTTAATTGTACATCAATAATTCTGGCTTGCTTTATTGATTAATCTCTTTGCCTGAAATACTGTTGAGCGATATATCAATTTCATTGGATGTCTCccattttttcagcttttgatATGATTACAGTTCTTCTACTGGGAATCTTGCATTCATTTATGTGCAGCAATGTATGTGAAATCAATATACCTCAGCCCTGTGGCAGAAGCTTTGACCTTTAgagctttccttttctttccaggatCCCTTTAACAATGTTATTCGCACTACAATTGAAGCAATGGCTGCAGTGTTTGGAGGCACCCAGTCTTTGCATACAAATTCATTTGATGAAGCTTTGGGTTTGCCTACAGTGAAGAGTGCTCGCATTGCTCGCAATACACAGATCATAATACAGGAGGAGTCAGGGATTCCAAAAGTGGCAGACCCCTGGGGGGGATCTTATCTGATGGAGTGCCTCACCAATGATGTCTATGAGGCTGCTTTGAAGGTTGGTTTGCATTCTCCTTTATGGTTTGTAGGAAAATTGCAGCTATAGAATTTTTGAGAGATGACTATTTCATACCTAATTTCTTAGGAAGGAATTATTTAACCCTTAAGcatcaatgtttttttttctagatgaaCTTTACAAAAGTAAAGTGTTTAGAGAGatgcattcagcatttcagcagactactttcagaaaggaaatatttcattgtaggacagataatgaaaatattttgcccTCTAAAGACTCCTTATTTTAGAGaatctgtgttttctgtgtaaggttaaagaaaaaaaaatgaggagtctgaagaagaaatgatCAAACCATCCTACTTAGGTACATGCAGAACAGGATctccagggcagtggtcatggaaCCAAGCCTGCTGGAGTTCCagaagtgtttggacaacactctcagacgTGGGCTGATTTTTTTGGATGCTcctatgtggagccaggagttggacttgatctttttAGAACTCACAGTATTCTTTGATTCATGTCTACTCGTGCATGTGTTACTCTGCTTCATATTTAGAAACTAGAGGTTACTGGAAGCCAAGTTTTATAGCCAGGTAAGGAGGCAGAAAATTGTTTGGCCgatgcagaattttttttgttgttgttgttctattgattcagatttatttttttttatttcaaataatatatttcatttgCCAATTATTAGTTGCATGTCAGAGGTGCAGCCCAAGAGTAGCCTGACTGGTGGCAGTCCTGAATAAAACCATCCACCTatatgtggagctgttggattggatccagagaagggccacagagatgcttagagggctggagcacctctcctatgaagaaaggttggcAAAGCTTGGTGTGTTCAGCCTGGTGAAGACTGGGAgaaacctcattgcagccttccagtacttgtagggagcttataagcaggagggagaccagCTTAttacatgggcagatagtgacaggacaaggtgGAATGggtttaaactaaaagaggggagatttagatgagATGTTAGGAGgtaattttttactcagaaggcAATGAGGCAGTAGCAGAGGTTGCCCAGGAAagtgtgggtgccccatccctggcagcattcaaggccaggttgggtgggactctgggcagcctgatctggtgggtgtCTACAGCAGAGGGGTTTGGAAtagatgggctttaaggttcctcccaacccaagccattctgtgtttAGCCTACAGGTAAATTCTGCCTTTAAGCAAAAGTGCAAAATCCCAACATCAATTAATGAACTAATACAGGATCAAACACTATGCTGGCACTATGCAGATTGCTCTGTGCAGTAGGATGCACTGACAGGTGTCTTTTAGGACTGTGTTAACCAAGATGCTTCTAGACAGTGCCAAGCATGGTCTGATGACCACTCTCTGTAGGTAGTTTGAACACAGTGTTTTGGAGTTGAATGGGCTTTTGTGTGAGAGTTGGACCATGACATAGAACTTGTCTTCAGGATCTGACAAATAGCCCTGGCTTTTTTAGTTCATTAAACTGACAGGCAAAAGTCAGTGCAGAATTAAGGTCTCAAATTTTAGTCCTTCACGAAGGGGAGACAACAACTATTTGTGGTTGAACATGCCTTGCACTGTTACTGAATTCATGGAGTTTTGGCCATAAAAATGATCTCCTTTGAGATCTCTTGTAACACATACCAAAATCCATGGTCAGAGACACAGAGAGCTAGGAGAACAGGACTGTATATTTGGATGTAGTTAGAATTTGGATGGTTGTGCAACTGCAAAGCTTGTTTTGTGAACCTTACTAATCCTCTTTTTCTCAATCTTCTGCATTTCGCAGCTCATTGAGGAGATTGAAGAAATGGGTGGAATGGCCAAAGCTGTTGCTGAGGGAATTCCCAAACTTCGTATTGAAGAGTGTGCAGCCCGAAGGCAAGCCAGGATTGACTCTGGTAGGGAGCAAGAAGGCAAAAGAagggaactttttttttttttctcctgctttctttttgagGTAGCACATTTAAACTGCTGCTCCTGAGTGTAAAACTGTGACAGCCAGCAGATGGCAGTGTTGAATGCATCTGCCCAAGTGGCTCAGTTTCTTTGGGAGGTGTTGATTTGTCCTGAAGACCAGAAAAATGCAGTCATTTCATATTAGGAGATGATGCAGTTCTTTATTTATGTATGGATACATAATCACAGACAGTGTGTGTTTGTGGAGGTGTGTATGTGCAAATATGTACATTTATACACATGTATATGTGTAATAAATGTGTGtgagtgtgtatatatatgtttattacCTCTATTCAGTTTTTCTGGTCTGCAGGGATAACTTGAACAGGAAAGAAGTTCATGAACCTTTTTTGAGTGTGAATTTGAAGCAGGCTCTTGACCAGTCAAGAACAATCAATACAATTCTGTTTCCTCTCCCAAGATGGATTACTTCATCCTGCTTTGAAAAGAGGAGTAACGTTATGAAGCACTGCAGATAAAATGCTTGCTAAATCCATGCCagctgaaaactgaaatgcaggtTTTGAACATGATAATTC
This genomic stretch from Meleagris gallopavo isolate NT-WF06-2002-E0010 breed Aviagen turkey brand Nicholas breeding stock chromosome 2, Turkey_5.1, whole genome shotgun sequence harbors:
- the MMUT gene encoding methylmalonyl-CoA mutase, mitochondrial, giving the protein MLRAKDVLLCLQSCRCFCPTQLPACRLTWRSLHRQPLHPEWAALAEKQLKGKNPKDLIWHTPEGIDIKPLYSKRDTKELPEELPGVKPFTRGPYPTMYTYRPWTIRQYAGFSTVEESNKFYKDNIKAGQQGLSVAFDLATHRGYDSDNPRVRGDVGMAGVAIDTVEDTKILFDGIPLEKMSVSMTMNGAVIPVLATFIVTGEEQGVPQAKLTGTIQNDILKEFMVRNTYIFPPEPSMRIIADIFQYTSKYMPKFNSISISGYHMQEAGADAILELAYTIADGLEYCRTGLKAGLTIDEFAPRLSFFWGIGMNFYMEIAKLRAGRKLWAHLIEKMFKPKDPKSLLLRAHCQTSGWSLTEQDPFNNVIRTTIEAMAAVFGGTQSLHTNSFDEALGLPTVKSARIARNTQIIIQEESGIPKVADPWGGSYLMECLTNDVYEAALKLIEEIEEMGGMAKAVAEGIPKLRIEECAARRQARIDSGSEVIVGVNKYQLEKEETVEVLAIDNSSVRNKQIEKINKVKASRDPAAAQRCLDALTQCAATGEGNILALAVEAARSRCTVGEITDAMKKVFGEHKASDRMVSGAYRQEFGESDEILHAINRVTKFMDREGRRPRILVAKMGQDGHDRGAKVIATGFADIGFDVDIGPLFQTPREVAQQAVDADVHCVGVSTLAAGHKTLVPELIKELDALGRPDILVICGGVIPPQDYDFLHKAGVTNVFGPGTRIPKAAVQVLDDIEKCLERRQQSM